Genomic segment of Thiomonas sp. FB-Cd:
AACGGCGGACCCTCCTGTGTGGCGTTAACTTGGTCTTCGCGCAGGCGCAAAGTCGAGCGTCGATCGACCGGCGCAGACGTGGGGGCTTGCGTGGGGCGGCTTGGCTTCTCAAGGGGCGTTCGCCGACGCCGCCCCCTGGATTGAGGCGGACGGAGCCCGGGTGAAGGCGATGTGGTTGATCGGCGACTTTGGTTGGGTGGAGTCGTTGTCCAGGATTTGTTTGCGTTTTGTTTGCGCTATGCGGGAGCGATATGCATGTTCAAGCCCGGTCAGCCGGGGCTAACATGAAACGGCGTTCAATCTTGCCGGACAGAACAAGCATGTCGGGTGAAGATCGCGGCTGATTACCAACAATCTACCAACAATCGAGGTGGTCATGGACGTTCAAGGCAAACGCATCATTCCTTTGACACCAGTGAAGACTTGGGAGGCGCTGAATTCGACGCGCATGCTACGGGCATCGATCCCGGGTTGCGAATCGGTCACTCAGTCGGGCGACAACTCTTTTGAGGTTGTTCAGGTCTTGAAGCTCGCGGGGCATGAGACACGCTTCACGAGTACCTTGACTCTGGAGGACGTGGACCCTCCACACAGCTATGTGCTCCGCTTCAGCGGGAATGGTGGCCAGGGCGGTTTCGGGATGGGGCATGCCTTGATCGCGCTGCAAGCCATTGATGGCAGCACACAGATGAACTATCAAGCTGACATCGAGGTCGGCGGCACACTTGCGCAAATGAGTCGCAGCGTGGCAGAGGTCGCAGTGAAGGGCCTGATGGACGATTTTTTCAGCCGCTTTGAGCGCGCCGTCCGGGGTGAGGTCGGCGATCTCGCACCGCGGGGCATGGTTGAGCGTCTTTGGTTCATGATGCCCCCCTGGGCTTGGGCGGTCTCGACGCTCGTAGTCGTGTTTATTCTTTATTGGGGCTTGCACGGGACCTGGTGAAGGGGTTCTGAGGATTGCCTTCATCGATAAGCATGCCACGTGTCGAGCTTCGTGGCGTCGCAAAGCCACACGCTTCTGGGGGTTGATGACCATGCCGCGCAAATGCGTCGAGATCGAGCTTGCACAGACGGTTGTTTTTCGTGATCGAGTCCTGCTCAAGAGTGCACGAGGGAACATCTATGCGTGGGCCATCAAGGAGGAGCTTGCCCGAAGCCGAGAGGACTTTTTTTTGTTAATGGCTAGGCCGGGCGATATCTTGCGTTTGGAAGTTGAGTACCGCGACAGCCACGATCCCCATAGCCGGTTTATCGGGGAATACGTCATCAGCGTCGAACTGCCCAAACTGACTGAGGACAAGGGCTATTAATCAGCGTATTGGACTGCCGCGGCGATGCCGCGGTTTGTCGTGCCGCTCCAATGCACCGCATCGGCATGGCCACCGTGGCGCAAAGGCGCAGGAAGGCGATGGTCGGCACCAGCGTAGTCAGGCTTGCCAACCGCCCGAAGGGCCGGGCGCTTGTGCTGGCGCACGGCGACGGCACACGGGGTTTGTGCGCGAGGCGGCGCTCAGGATGCGCTTGCAATTTGAACCGGTTACGGGGACATATGGGACGGTTCCTTCGCCATCTCATTTCATGCGGGACGGCAGGCGAATCGTGTCGCCAGCGACCATGAAAACGCCATTTCCACGATGATGGAGTGTCTTTGGATTTTTGTTGGATGGATCCACCCACGTCTTTAGGACTTCAAGGATGAACATTCCATACTTGTTAACCAACCGTGTGTCGACGACCTTGCATTCCAGGCTGGCGTAGCACTCGTCGATGATCGGCGCAGCGACCGTGGTGGCAGCTTTGGCTGTCAAGCCAAACTGTTCAAACTTGTCGATGCCTCGACCCGAGGCGTTGCCGCATGCGACGACCTGTGGTGCGAGTTCAAGCGTCGGAATATTGATCACGCATTCCCGCGTCTTTTTCAAAATGGAAAAGGTGTAATCCCCATCGCCAAGGACGCATGCCACCGCTGGCGGCTCGAATTCGACCATGGTGTGCCACGACAGGGTCATGACGTTATTGCGCCCCTTCATTGACGTCGTGAGCAAAACCACGGGTCCCGGTTCAAGCAAACCATAAACGTGAGCTAGGGAAAGCTCTGTCTTGCGCATGCCGATGCTCCAACACCATTTGCTGCGTCGACGCGAATGAAACCAGGCCCATTCGCCGTCCAATGTGATGCGGCCGTCCCTTGCTCGGCCATTTCGCAGGCTCCCATGCAGGGCCACTTCTTGTGCACAAGGGCATGTACGGGGCGCGATTGGACGGCTAGGGCGACATGTATAACCACCCTTCTCGTTCATGCTAGGGGCCGGCGCAAGTTAATCAAGTCTGTTATTTGCGATAGGTCAAACGGCTTCAGGCAATTCCGACTAGCCTGCTCAATGGGGGCAGGCCGATCGAGTGGAGGAAGTCGATGAGTACGATCACGAAGCTGGCGCTGGGGATGATGGGGCAACTGCGCCCAAAACCCGCGCGGGGGGATGCGGCGACATCAATCGTGTTGCCGCCACCGACCATGCACGGCGGCGCGCAGTTGATGGACGCATTGCGCATGCGGCATTCATCGCGCGAGTTTTCGTCTGCCGAGCTTCCGTTGCCCTTGCTATCGGATCTGCTGTGGGCGGCCTATGGGGTGAACCGGTCCGAAGGCAAGCGCACAGCTCCCTCGGCCCTGAACGCCCAAGAGGTCGATGTCTTTCTCGCCTTGCCATCCGGTGCCTATCGGTACGATGCCGCCGCCAATGCGCTGCATCGGGTCGCAGCAGGCGATTTGCGTCGCATCACGGGCTATCAGGACTTTGTCGACGACGCCCCATTGGATCTTGTTTATGTCGCCGACCATGGGCGGATGGGTATGGTCCCCGTGACGCAACGCGAGTCCTATGCGTCTGTCGCTGCCGGTGCGATCGCGCAAAATGTTTACCTGTTTGCCGCCTGCCATGGGCTGGCCACGGTTCTACGCGCATGGATCGATCGGGGCGCCATTGCGGATGCGCTTGGCTTGACCCATGATCAGCAGGTCTTGTTATCCCAAACTGTGGGATATCCCCCATAGGCGAGTCCTTCGTGGTGCGAGGTGCACGGTCACAATGTGAGGGCCGAGATGCCATACGGGTCGAATTTCGATCTTCCACCATCCGTGCGCGAGCATTTGCCCGAGCATGCTCAGGACATTTTTCGTGAAGCATTCAATGCCGCTTGGGATACCTACGGTGAACGACCCGAAGAACGCGAGGCATTGGCGTTTCGCGTTGCTTGGGCGGCAGTCAAAAGAACCTATCGGAAGCTCGGCCGCGATTGGGTTCCAAAGTGAGTGATTCGTCCGCAGCTGCAAGGTCGGGGCGCGGATCGCCTGCCGGCGCTGCAAGCTCGCCATTTGTCTTGCGCGCCAGGCTGTCTGCCTGAGGCAAGCGTCGTGAATTCCGCAGCCCTGCTGCAGCCCCGAATAATCGGGCAGGTTTGGTGTGCCCTCAAGGACGGCGTTCGTCGCGCATCTGCCCTTGCCAGAACCTCGGCAAAGGCGCCACGTACTATGCTGATGCAGCTACCGCGTGGCATCATGCCACGCAAGCGGGGGTCGACGCTAACGCCTCGACCCTTCGAGCCTTCCCGGCGGGTGATTGAAATGCCGCTTCCGCTGGACGCCCAAGAGCATTCAGCAAACGAAAATTTGCGAAATCATCGGAGAACCACGCTATGTCATCATATGGATTTTCAGTCACGATCGAAGGGCCCTTCGAGGCTGCTGTCGACAAGGTCACGGCCGCTTTGAAGCAGGAAGGCTTTGGCGTTCTCACAGAAATTGATGTTGCCCAAACGATCAAAGGAAAACTGGGACTTGAAATGGCACCGTACAAGATTCTTGGCGCCTGCAACCCCGGCTATGCACACAAGGCATTGACTGCGGACCCGGACATCGGACTGCTGCTGCCCTGCAATGTGGTCGTGCGGCAAGAAACCGGCGGGCGTGCCCATGTGAGTTTCATGGATCCAGAGGCGGTTCTTGGTATGGTCGGGAATGCGCAGGTCACAGCGATCGGGCAAGAGGTCCGTGCGGCTCTGGAGCGTGTGCGCGCAACGCTCGGCCAATGAGTGTCATGGGTTCACGCTTCCTCGCCCATCGCCATTAAAGGCGCTGGGGATGGCTGCGAATCGAGCGTGGTGGCCAGGGGACATGCCCAGGGTGGCCTAAGCGCCCGTTCACCAGCCACGAATTGAAAAACGCGCCTCAGGCCTGCCTTGACCCGAGGGCCTCATGGTCCGAAGGGGTGCTTACCTCCATCGTCAGATGGGATATGTCGTGAAACCGCGAAAGCAGGCGTCGATAATGGGCAACATCGCGAGCGCCGGTGCGACTTCGAACAGCCACGATCGCTCCGAGGTGACCCGGACCAAGGCGCCAAAGGTGAAGATCGGAGATGCTGTCGCCCTGCGCCTTCACCAGAGCAGTGATGTCACGACTCAGGGCTGTGTCCGGATTCATGTCCAGCAAGATTGCGCCGGTGTCTCGGATCAATCCAAGGGACCAGTTGGCGATGACAACAGCGCCCACGATACCCATCACGGGATCCATGAAGGTCAGTCCGTAGAACTTGCCTGCCGCAAGCCCGAGAATGGCCAGGACGGAAACCGCGGCATCGGCCGCCACGTGCACAAACGCGGCGCGCATGTTGTGGTCGCGATGGTGGCTGCCATGTGCACCGGTGGCGTGCGCATGGCCCTCGGCTTCGCTGTAAAAGATGCTCTGCGTGAATGGAGTTCCACCAGCACGGATTTCCACACGCGCCTCGAAGGCGTGGGGCTCGGGGATGCTATTCGTTGACTCCCAATAGCTCCCGGCATCGCGGAATCGAAACGTCTGCGATTGCCCGTCGGCTCGCAGGGTCGTCAAAGTGACGTCCGAGCACGCAAGGGATCCTGGGGCTGAGCCAGTCGACACGTACTGAATTCGAAAACGCGGCGGCACGCCATCTTCATGGATGGCGATTTGCAGCGACCCAACCGGGGTTTCAACGACATGCGTGTCGTCCTCATGCCCATGTGCGCCGTGTTTTGGGCCGTGCGAATGCCCGTGTGCGTGTGCACCGCCGCTGAGAAGCCAGGCACTCGCGACATTCACGACCAGGCCGAGGAACGCAATCGCAATCGCCTGATTGAAGTCAATGTGCACTGGTTCAATCAGGCGTGCGATGGCTTCATAGCCAATGAGCAACGCAATCATCGCCAAGATGATTGCACTGGAAAAACCCGCGAGATCCCCAACCTTGCCAGTGCCAAAGCTGAATCGGGAGTCACGGGCGTGCGTGCGTGCGTAACGGTAGGCGAGCGCGGCGATCAGCATGGCAGCAGCGTGAGTACTCATGTGCATGCCGTCAGCAATCACTGCGAGAGAGCCGTAACGCCAGCCGCCGACCAGTTCGACAACCATGACGACCGTACACAAGACGATCACCGACCACGTCTTGCGCGCGTTGCGATCGTGGCCCTCGCCGAGAAAGATGTGGCTGTGCTCTGCGTCAAATGGGGTGGCGGCCATGTGGACTATTTGAAGTAGCGGCGTAGGACATCGATCAACTGCTCGGCTGCTTGGGCGGATTCCGCTTGGTGCCCTTCAAGTGGGTCAATCAAATGGGTCTGAATGTGATCCTCAACAACTTCACTCAGCAACCCGTTCATGGCACCGCGGCAGGCAGCAATTACGTGCATCACATGTTCACAATCGGCTTCACTTTCGAGGGCGCGCTCGATCGCATCGACGAGCCCCCGAATGCGCCGCACGCGATTGAGAAGTTTTGTTTTCTGACGGACCGTGTGTGTCATGTGAACAGTATAGGGGGGTAACCTATAACCATGCCTAAGACGTCCTTCTGCCGCCTGGCCTGCACGGCTGATGAAGACGGCGGGCGTGCAGTGCAGGCGCAGCTTGCCGAGGCGAACCCTGCAGGGCAATGCTGAGCACGCTAAAGCATTGCGACATGTGCGCGCGACAGATGTCGCGGGACACGCAACAAGCTCATCGGAAACGCAGCAATTCGTGTGCATCCAGGGATGAAATCGGGAACGCCATGCGAAGGCCCTCTTCAGAGTCCCCAATGCTGCTAACGGCAAGATCCGGCCCCGCCTCCACGCTCATCAGACTGCCATTGAACCGGGGGGCTTTTCATTGGAATGATTATTGCACCGCCTGATTGCGCGCCGTGCCGTCAAGGCACGCTCGTTGATGCAGTCACAAAAGGAGACCTTCTCATGAGTGCCAGTCAAGAACACATGCTCTGGATGTACGAGAAAATGATTGAAATCCGCCTTTATGAGGAGACCATGGCAAAGGTCTACCTTGAAGGCAAGCTGCCACCGGCCATCCAGAAGGGGCTGGCTTTTGATATTGGAAGCGGGCCAGTGCCGGGCGAAATGCACTTGGCTGCAGGTCAGGAACCCGTGGCCGTCGGGGTTTGCGCGCACTTGCGAACGGAAGATACTGTCGTCGGTGCCCATCGGCCACACCATTTCGCGATTGCCAAGGGAGTCCCACTCAAAGCCATGACCGCTGAGATGTTCGGCAAGGAAACCGGCTTGGGGCATGGCAAGGGCGGCCATATGCATCTCTTTGATCCTGCGCATAAATTTAGCTGCAGCGGCATCGTCGGGGCGAGCATGCCACCAGCGTGTGGCGCTGCATTGGCTGCGAAAAAGCGCGGCAAGGACTGGGTCGCCGTCGCGTTCTTCGGCGAAGGCGCTGCCAATCAAGGTGCATTTCACGAGTCGCTGAACTTAGCCTCTCTGTGGCACCTTCCCGTGGTCTTTGTCTGCGAGGACAACAAGTACGCCATCTCGGTCGAAAAGACCGATTCAACATCGGTCAGTTCGGACGCGGATCGTGCTGCAGCCTACGGAATGCCTGGCGTACGCGTGGGGCGCAACGACGCCCTGTCCGTGTATGAGGCGGCCGCGGCCGCTGTTGACCGGGCGCGGCGGGGACAGGGTCCATCCCTCATCGAAGTCAAGACCGATCGTTACCTCGGTCACTTTCAAGGCGACGCTGAAGCGTATCGGCCCAAGGGAGAGGTTGAGGAACTGCGCAAGCATGACCCGATTCCCCATCTCGGCGAGCATTTACGCAAGCTCGGGCTACTCGATGATGCGATGGATCAGGCCCTGCGTTCCCGCGTGGAATCGCGCGTGGCCGAAGCCTATGACTATGCCCGCACGAGTCCTTATCCAAAGCCCGAAGATGCACTGCATCATGTCTTTCATTGATGGGAGGTTCCAGCTATGAGCACAGCACGCAAACTGACAATGGCGGCGGCAATTTCCGAAGCGATTGGACAGGCGATCGAGCGCGACCCGGATGTCTTCGTGATGGGTGAGGACATCGGTAAGTACGGCGGCATCTTTGGCGCCACTGGAGGGTTGTTTGCGAAGTACGGGCGGGATCGCATCATGGATACGCCGATCTCGGAGACGGCATTCATCGGAGCCGCCATCGGTGCAGCAGCCGAAGGCATGCGCCCGATCGTCGAGCTGATGTTTGTCGACTTTTTTGGCGTCTGTATGGACATGATTTACAACCATCTGGCCAAAAATACCTACATGTCGGGTGGCAACGTTCGATTGCCGGTTGTGCTGATGACGGCCATCGGCGGCGGTTACAACGATGCAGCACAGCATTCCCAATGTCTGTACTCGACTTTTGCCCACATGCCTGGCCTCAAGGTCGTTGTCCCTTCCAACGCCTACGATGCTAAGGGCCTGATGAACCAGGCCATCCGCGATGACAACCCGGTCATTTACATGTTCCACAAGGGGATCATGGGGCTGCCCTGGATGGCCTATTTTGAGGGCAGCACGACCGAAGTGCCCGAGGACAATTACACGATTCCCTTTGGCCAAGCCAAAGTCGTGCGCGCAGGAAGCGACGTGACGATCGTGACACTGAGCCAGATGGTGCATAAGTCGTTGCTTGCGGCGCAGAAACTGGCGCAGTCCGGGATCGACGCGGAGGTGCTGGATCTGCGCACGCTTGTGCCGCTGGACCGTGCCGCGGTTTTGCAATCCGTGCGCAAGACGGGCCGCCTGCTCGTGGCGGACGAAGACTATCTAAGCTTCGGGATGTCTGCGGAGATCTCGGCTCTGGTGGCGGAAAATCTCGATTCCGTGCGATTGAAGGCTCCAGTCAAGCGCTTGGCAGTGCCCGACGTGCCAATACCCTATAGCCGACCACTGGAGCAGTTCGTCATCCCGCAAGTCGACGCCATCGTGAGGGCATGCTCAGACTTGATAAAGGCTGGCAAACCTGAGGCGGTGGTTGCATGATTGAGATCAAACTTGACCCGGAACTCTGGAAGGATATTGATCCAGGAACCGAGGGGCTTGTTGACGCGTGGCGTGTCAAGGAGGGAGAGCGTGTGCAGGCTGGCCAGGCCTTGGTGACGGTGATTCTGGTGAAGACGACCCAGGAGTTGGTCGCTCCACGTGCCGGCACCGTGACGCAGATCCTCGTTCCCGCTGAAGCCAACTTCAAGCAGGGGCAGACCTTGGCCCTGCTGGAGGAGAGCATTTGACGCAGGCGCGCCAGACTTTCAGGGTGAGGTTCTACAGCAGGAGGCGCGTGCGCCTCACGTCGGACTGGGCATGACGCCGACGCTGCTGACCGTTTCCGCGTTGGTTGAGCAGGGGTGGAACGATCGGGTCCTTCTGGACCCGATCGTCACGCCTGTCTGGCGGCTTTGGACCTATGCACAGCCAGCGGTTGTTCTGGGGCTGGCACAGCGTGGGATGCAACTGCCCGTGAGGCCTGACGCAGTTTTGCCGGTTATGGTTCGAAGTTCGGGCGGGGGTGCGGTGTTGGTCGGGCCGTGGATGCTTAGCATTTCGGTGGCGCTTCCAGTGGAGCACCCACTCGTGAGCGATGGCGTGGTTGCCAGCTATGGATGGCTCGGGCGCGGCATTGCGCAGGCATTGGAAAGTGTTGGCGTGCACGCTCAGGTCCTGTCGCCCGAGCAACTTCACGCCCGCCGCGCGGACCGGCCGGTACCGACGCTCGACTGGGCATGCTTTGGAGACGTCTCACCGTGGGAAGTGCTCGCCCACGAGCGCAAGCTTGTTGGGTTGGCGCAGATCAGGCGGCGCAACGGTGTACTGTTGACGGCCGGCATCCTTCTTCGGTCATGCCCTTGGGAAACGCTATGCGAACGCCTGGGCAGGTCACGCAGCGACGCTGAACGCCTGCGGCAGTGCACCATCAGTTGTGAGGAATTTGTGGGTACAGCGCTGCAAGCGCAGGCGCTGGTGCGTTCCCTGCATGCGATGCTGGGCACGGAATGTTCGCCGGGCGATCAGGGCGCCAGGGCTCCGGAGTAGATCGTTGGCCACCGCCATGCCTGGTGGCTACGAGCGACCTTTCGTGCTACACAATGGCGGAGTACGATTCACGCAAGCTGCGAAGACGGCACCATCTTGGAGGCATGCCAATGACGTCTGTCCTTGCTTCGCCCGCTGGCGCGACACCGCGGTGGGCGACAGTTCCAGAGCCTGACGGCGCCGAGCCGCTGATTACGCGGTCATGGCAGCGCTCGATCCAGTTGCATGGGCTCGACCGCGCACAAAACCGCCCACGTGTGCTGACGCAGTCCGCACTGCGCGAACGCCGACAGGCGCTGGAGCCATTGCTCAGTCTTGCGCGCAGTGGGTTGGAATCCTTGTTTCAGGAAATCTATGGCGCTGGCTACATCGTCCTGCTCACCGATGCGGAGGGAGTCGCGGTTGACTTCATTCCCAACCCATCGATTGAGGTTGAGGCGCGCCGCGCCGGTTTGGCGATGGGGGCTTGCTGGACCGAAGGCGAAGAGGG
This window contains:
- a CDS encoding CoxG family protein, which encodes MDVQGKRIIPLTPVKTWEALNSTRMLRASIPGCESVTQSGDNSFEVVQVLKLAGHETRFTSTLTLEDVDPPHSYVLRFSGNGGQGGFGMGHALIALQAIDGSTQMNYQADIEVGGTLAQMSRSVAEVAVKGLMDDFFSRFERAVRGEVGDLAPRGMVERLWFMMPPWAWAVSTLVVVFILYWGLHGTW
- a CDS encoding flavin reductase family protein — translated: MNEKGGYTCRPSRPIAPRTCPCAQEVALHGSLRNGRARDGRITLDGEWAWFHSRRRSKWCWSIGMRKTELSLAHVYGLLEPGPVVLLTTSMKGRNNVMTLSWHTMVEFEPPAVACVLGDGDYTFSILKKTRECVINIPTLELAPQVVACGNASGRGIDKFEQFGLTAKAATTVAAPIIDECYASLECKVVDTRLVNKYGMFILEVLKTWVDPSNKNPKTLHHRGNGVFMVAGDTIRLPSRMK
- a CDS encoding SagB/ThcOx family dehydrogenase, yielding MSTITKLALGMMGQLRPKPARGDAATSIVLPPPTMHGGAQLMDALRMRHSSREFSSAELPLPLLSDLLWAAYGVNRSEGKRTAPSALNAQEVDVFLALPSGAYRYDAAANALHRVAAGDLRRITGYQDFVDDAPLDLVYVADHGRMGMVPVTQRESYASVAAGAIAQNVYLFAACHGLATVLRAWIDRGAIADALGLTHDQQVLLSQTVGYPP
- a CDS encoding ChaB family protein codes for the protein MPYGSNFDLPPSVREHLPEHAQDIFREAFNAAWDTYGERPEEREALAFRVAWAAVKRTYRKLGRDWVPK
- a CDS encoding DUF302 domain-containing protein, whose protein sequence is MSSYGFSVTIEGPFEAAVDKVTAALKQEGFGVLTEIDVAQTIKGKLGLEMAPYKILGACNPGYAHKALTADPDIGLLLPCNVVVRQETGGRAHVSFMDPEAVLGMVGNAQVTAIGQEVRAALERVRATLGQ
- the dmeF gene encoding CDF family Co(II)/Ni(II) efflux transporter DmeF; protein product: MAATPFDAEHSHIFLGEGHDRNARKTWSVIVLCTVVMVVELVGGWRYGSLAVIADGMHMSTHAAAMLIAALAYRYARTHARDSRFSFGTGKVGDLAGFSSAIILAMIALLIGYEAIARLIEPVHIDFNQAIAIAFLGLVVNVASAWLLSGGAHAHGHSHGPKHGAHGHEDDTHVVETPVGSLQIAIHEDGVPPRFRIQYVSTGSAPGSLACSDVTLTTLRADGQSQTFRFRDAGSYWESTNSIPEPHAFEARVEIRAGGTPFTQSIFYSEAEGHAHATGAHGSHHRDHNMRAAFVHVAADAAVSVLAILGLAAGKFYGLTFMDPVMGIVGAVVIANWSLGLIRDTGAILLDMNPDTALSRDITALVKAQGDSISDLHLWRLGPGHLGAIVAVRSRTGARDVAHYRRLLSRFHDISHLTMEVSTPSDHEALGSRQA
- a CDS encoding metal/formaldehyde-sensitive transcriptional repressor produces the protein MTHTVRQKTKLLNRVRRIRGLVDAIERALESEADCEHVMHVIAACRGAMNGLLSEVVEDHIQTHLIDPLEGHQAESAQAAEQLIDVLRRYFK
- a CDS encoding thiamine pyrophosphate-dependent dehydrogenase E1 component subunit alpha; the encoded protein is MSASQEHMLWMYEKMIEIRLYEETMAKVYLEGKLPPAIQKGLAFDIGSGPVPGEMHLAAGQEPVAVGVCAHLRTEDTVVGAHRPHHFAIAKGVPLKAMTAEMFGKETGLGHGKGGHMHLFDPAHKFSCSGIVGASMPPACGAALAAKKRGKDWVAVAFFGEGAANQGAFHESLNLASLWHLPVVFVCEDNKYAISVEKTDSTSVSSDADRAAAYGMPGVRVGRNDALSVYEAAAAAVDRARRGQGPSLIEVKTDRYLGHFQGDAEAYRPKGEVEELRKHDPIPHLGEHLRKLGLLDDAMDQALRSRVESRVAEAYDYARTSPYPKPEDALHHVFH
- a CDS encoding alpha-ketoacid dehydrogenase subunit beta, with translation MSTARKLTMAAAISEAIGQAIERDPDVFVMGEDIGKYGGIFGATGGLFAKYGRDRIMDTPISETAFIGAAIGAAAEGMRPIVELMFVDFFGVCMDMIYNHLAKNTYMSGGNVRLPVVLMTAIGGGYNDAAQHSQCLYSTFAHMPGLKVVVPSNAYDAKGLMNQAIRDDNPVIYMFHKGIMGLPWMAYFEGSTTEVPEDNYTIPFGQAKVVRAGSDVTIVTLSQMVHKSLLAAQKLAQSGIDAEVLDLRTLVPLDRAAVLQSVRKTGRLLVADEDYLSFGMSAEISALVAENLDSVRLKAPVKRLAVPDVPIPYSRPLEQFVIPQVDAIVRACSDLIKAGKPEAVVA
- a CDS encoding lipoyl domain-containing protein, whose translation is MIEIKLDPELWKDIDPGTEGLVDAWRVKEGERVQAGQALVTVILVKTTQELVAPRAGTVTQILVPAEANFKQGQTLALLEESI